A window of Ictidomys tridecemlineatus isolate mIctTri1 chromosome 15, mIctTri1.hap1, whole genome shotgun sequence contains these coding sequences:
- the Elmo3 gene encoding engulfment and cell motility protein 3 isoform X6 has product MNQQLQTKAMALLTALLQGANPTERKHMLDYLWQRNLRQFIYKNIIHSATPLGDEMAHHLYVLQALTLGLLEPRMRTPLDPYSQEQREQLQALRQAAFELEGESLSTGLSADRRRSLCAREFRKLGFSNSNPAQDLERVPPGLLALDNMLYFSRHAPSAYSRFVLENSSREDKHECPFARSSIQLTVLLCELLRVGEPCSETAQDFSPMFFGQDQSFHEFFCVAIQLLNKTWKEMRATQEDFDKVMQVVREQLARTLALKPTSLELFRTKVNALTYGEVLRLRQTERLHQEGTLAPPILELREKLKPELMSLIRQQRLLRLCEGTLFRKISSRRRQDKLWFCCLSPNHKVLQYGDVEEGTNPPTPESLPEQIPVVDIRALLTGKDCPHVREKGSGKQNKDLYELAFSISYDRGEEEAYLNFIAPSKHDYYLWTDGLNALLGSPMGSEQTRLDLEQLLTMETKLRLLELENVPIPEQPPPVPPPPTNFNFCYDCSIIES; this is encoded by the exons ATGAACCAGCAGCTGCAAACCAAGGCAATGGCCCTGCTTACAGCCTTGCTGCAGGGAGCCAACCCTACAGAAAGGAAG CACATGCTTGACTACCTATGGCAGAGAAACCTTCGCCAGTTCATCTACAAG AACATCATCCATAGTGCAACACCACTGGGTGATGAGATGGCCCATCACTTGTATGTGCTGCAGGCCCTTACACTGGGGCTGCTAGAGCCACGCATGCGGACACCACTTGACCCCTATAGCCAG GAGCAGCGGGAACAGCTGCAGGCCCTGCgccaggctgcctttgaactggaAGGGGAGTCCTTGAGCACGGGGCTGAGTGCTGACCGTCGACGTTCACTCTGTGCCCGAGAATTTCGCAAATTGGGCTTCTCT AACAGCAACCCTGCGCAGGACCTGGAACGTGTGCCCCCAGGCTTGCTGGCCCTGGACAACATGCTGTACTTCTCCAGACATGCACCCAGTGCATACAGCCGG TTCGTGTTGGAAAACAGCAGCCGGGAGGACAAACATGAGTGTCCCTTTGCCCGGAGCAGCATCCAGCTGACTGTGCTACTGTGTGAGCTGCTCCGTGTTGGGGAACCTT GCTCCGAGACAGCCCAGGACTTCTCGCCCATGTTCTTCGGACAGGACCAGAGTTTTCATGAGTTTTTCTGTGTGGCCATCCAGCTGCTAAATAAGACCTGGAAAGAGATGAGGGCAACACAGGAAGATTTTGACAAG GTTATGCAGGTGGTACGGGAACAGCTGGCTCGTACACTGGCCCTGAAGCCTACGTCCCTGGAGCTCTTCCGTACCAAGGTGAACGCACTCACCTACGGGGAGGTGCTGCGGCTGAGGCAGACAGAGCGACTGCACCAGGAGGGCACACTGGCCCCTCCCATACT AGAGCTGAGGGAGAAGCTGAAGCCAGAGCTCATGAGCTTGATCCGCCAGCAGCGTTTGCTCCGCCTCTGCGAGGGGACTCTCTTCCGCAAGATCAGCAGCAGGAGGCGCCAGG ACAAGCTGTGGTTCTGCTGCTTGTCCCCAAACCACAAGGTGCTGCAGTATGGGGATGTAGAGGAAGGTACCAACCCACCCACCCCAGAGAGCCTGCCCGAGCAGA TCCCTGTTGTTGACATCAGGGCACTCCTGACAGGCAAGGACTGCCCCCATGTCCGGGAGAAGGGCTCTGGGAAGCAGAACAAG GATCTTTATGAGCTGGCTTTCTCCATCAGCTATGACCGCGGGGAGGAGGAGGCATACCTCAACTTCATTGCCCCCTCCAAACATGAT TACTATCTGTGGACAGATGGGCTGAATGCCCTGCTAGGCAGCCCTATGGGCAGTGAGCAGACCCGGCTGGACCTGGAGCAGCTGTTGACAATGGAGACCAAGCTGCGATTGTTGGAGCTAGAGAATGTGCCCATCCCGGAGCAGCCACCACCTGTGCCTCCACCCCCCACCAACTTCAATTTCTGCTATGACTGCAGCATTATTGAATCTTGA